The nucleotide window GTTTCCCGACCAAATCTTTGACCAACCCGGCAACGCCCGGACCCATGATGTGTTCACAGAAATTGTGTCCGACGTGGGCGCTGGAATTACCGATGCCGTTTGGGTGAAGGGCAGATTTCGACAGTAACATGAGCCGCGTCGATTCAAGCGTCGATGCCGCCAGCACAACCACTTTGGCTTTTGCTTCATAAGTTTTTTTGGTTTCCGCATCAACGAACGCCACGCCTGTCGCTTTGCCGGTGTTTTTATCTACTGTCACTTCATAAGCGATGGCATTGGTGCGCAAGGTTAAATTGCCGGTATCCATTGCCGGATAAATGAGTCCGGTTGGCGAATCAAACGCCGCGTGAATATCACATCCGCCGGCGCGACGATTACACGCGCCGCGTCCGTAACAACGATTGCGATACTTGTTGTGTTTGAGTCCGTCCGTAGTCACGCCTGCGCGATAAGGGGTCAGCACGCGATTCATTTTTTTCAAGCCCTGGCGCAATTTCACTTCGGCGAAATTAAGTTTTGTCGGACGTTGAAAAATGCTGTCGGGCAAATGCGGCAGGTTCTCTTTTTGACCGGAGATGCCGAGATACAAATCGACTTTATCGTAATAGGGCGCGAGGTCTGCGTAAGAGATCGGCCAGTCTTCGCCGTAACCATCATGGGTTTTGGCTTTGAAATCCAAATCCGATAAACGCAAGGCGAGTCGTCCCCAGATGGTCGTCTTGCCACCTAAAACCCGCGCTCTGACCCAGGCATAATTCGTTCCCGTGTAAGGGTGGTCGCGCTCATCAACGACGATGTTTTTGCTGTAATCCGACCCTCCCCAACTTTGCACATACGAGTAAACATGTTTATGGGGCAAGCCCTTCGCATAAGGCGGTTGACGAATGGTGTATTCGTTGGGAATCAGCGCGTGCGCATCAGGCGGCATCTCGCCGCGACGCCGATGTTCATAAGGCCATTCGGTTGATTTCAATTCTTTATCAAGGTCGAGTTTTTTACCGGCTTCAAGCAACAAGACCTTCATCCCTTTCGAGGTTAGCACGTGCGCAGCCATGCCGCCTGCCGCGCCCGAACCGACAACGATGGCGTCATACACCTGTTTTAAATTCACATCGCTCTTGCGCTGTCGCTTGATTTGAATAAGGCTCATAGTTTCCTCATTGATGAATAAAGAATTTCAATTGTAGGTTGATTGAACGGTGCCAGCATATTAACCGCGTTCGGCAAAGTCAATAGCGTGGCTTCAACGCCTGGTAATAACCGTTAATTCAGATATGATAATCAGGCTCGCTGAAAAAATTTGCCGAGGATGGTTTATGGCACAGATGCGCAGAACGATTTTTTTAACACTTTTCATTGTTTCGTTCACCCTGCCTTATCGGGCTATGGCGCAAGGCACGCTGCACTTTAACCATAAATCAACAAACGGTTCGTTTGCCGTGCAACTCTGGAGCTTTCGCGATGATTTCAGCAAAGATGTTGCGGGCACATTGAGGCGTGTGCGTGAACTCGGCTTCAGGGAGGTTGAACTGGCGGGCACTTATGGAATGACCGCCGGACAGTTTCGCAAAGAACTCGATAAAGCCGGACTCAAAGCCATCAGTATGCACATTGAATATGCAACGGCGCGCGACAAAATCGATGAAGTCATTAAAGACGCCCGCATACTCGGCGTTCGCGATGTCGGGGTGCCGTGGATTCGCTCGCCGTTTACAAAATCGGATTGTCTGGCGGCAATTGCGGTTTTCAATCGTGCGGGCAGGAAACTTGCCGCGGCTGGTTTGCGGTTTTTCTATCACCTGCATGGGTATGAATTCGTGAACGATGAAAATGGCAAAGGCACGCTGTTCGATTTATTGATGGCGAAAACCGACCGGCGCTATGTTTATCTGCAACTCGATACCTATCACGTCGCCTATCCGGGGCAGGACCCTGTTGAGTTGCTCAAAAAATATCCCCGCCGGTTTATCTCGATTCATTTGAAAGACCTTCGCAAAGACACCGTCGGCGATGATTCGGGGGATTATCAAGAGGCTGCCGAAGTGCCCATCGGTCAGGGAAAAATTAACTGGCTGGAGTTATTGAAAACTGCAAGAAGGCAAGGCATTCGCCGGTATATTCTCGAACATGAGACGAGCACTGTATGGTTAGAAATCAAAGAAAGCCTGAATTATCTTAAAACGGTGTATTTTTAATATGCGATAATTTTTACCAACCTCGGCAACCCTCGCGGAAGCGGAAGTCCACCCCTTCAGTGCGCAAAGTTCCTCAAGTCTCGTTTAAATTCCCCAATTTTCACGCCAACAGGCGATTGCTTATCCTTTATTAAAGGAACCCGGAACGGAGAATCTCCTATCTTTTCAATAGGTAAGCCTCAAAACCCGGTTAGCGGCGGGGTTGCCAAACTAAAAATTTTGTGAACGCAAATTGCTGTACATTTTGTTTTTAAATTCGATTCCAGGCTGCCGGGGCAGCTACCTCATGGTTCTTTGACCTGCTTACCGCTTCTCGAAAAGAAGTCTCTAACTAGGCGATTAGAATTTCAAAGGAGAAAAAGCATGAACTCCTTAAGATGGCTCAAGGCGTTAGTGGTAGGAAGTTTCCTTGTAGGCGCACTCCTCCTGGCGACCTCAAGTACGCTCTCTAAAGTGACTGAATCGGACAATCAACCAGCCTCTCAATCTACGGCAACCCATGCCAACCCCGGAGATTTTATTGGCAGTGAAGCCTGCAAAGCCTGTCACGAAGATTATTTTAATAGCTTTGCCAAGACGGCTCATGCCAAACTCGCACACGCCGGATGGAAAGCCGAAAAGCAAGGTTGCGAAGCTTGCCACGGACCCGGTAAAGCGCATGTCGAAGCAGGCGGGGATAAAACCAAAATCCGCACTTTTGAGGGTGAAACGCCCAAGCAAATATCCGAAGCCTGTTTACAATGCCATGCGGGACGAGAGGAGCATAATAATTTCCGCAGAGGCGAGCACTGGCGCAATGATGTCGGTTGTACCAATTGCCATTCGCCGCATCTATCCGACGCTCCTGCCACTCAGGAGGCCGGGCCGGAAACCAAGCAAAGAAACGTGCCTTCATCTTTACAGGCGCTTGGACCTTTTCCGGCGCATTCGACCGATTTGCCGCCGCGCAAAATGTTACTGAAATCCGAAGCCCAGTTGTGTCTGTCCTGTCATAACGAAACCAAATCGCAATTCACCCAGCCTTTCCATCACAAAGTCCTTGAAGGCGCGATGCGGTGTTCGGATTGTCACAATCCGCATGGGGGATTCGAGCGCAAACAGGCGCGGCTTGCCGTTGGCGCAGATGCCGCCTGTATCAAATGCCATGCAGATAAACAAGGTCCCTTCGTCTTTGAACACGCGCCTCTCAAAATTGAAGGCTGTGCCATCTGTCATAGTCCGCATGGGGCGAGCAACCCGCGCCTGTTGAAACGCACAGAGGTGCGGCAGCTTTGCCTTGAATGCCATAGCAACGCTCACGAAATCGGCGCGCCCAATACGCCGAGTTTTCATAATCAGGCGACCGTGCGATTTCAAAATTGCACAACCTGTCACGTAAAGGTTCACGGCTCAAATAATCATCCGTTCTTTTTCCGTTAAAGCCGTCGTCATTGAGGAGGAACCGTTGCAATGAAGAATAAAGCTGTATTTACCCTTTTATTTTGGCTGGGTCTGACGGTTGCCATCATCGTGATGGGAAGCCAAGCGTGGGCGCAACAAGCGCCGCCCGCCGAAGAAAAAGCTTCACCGGCAACAAACGAGAGCGAAAAAAAACCGCCTTCAACGACTTCGGAAAAAGCGCAGCAATCGCCAACCCCTGCGGGCGGCGCTTACACGGTTATCTCCAGCATAGAGCTTGGGGTGCGCGGCATTATCATTGATGGCAATGCCGATAAATATCGCAGCGATCTGAACTACACGCCGGGCTTTCGGGTTTTCGATGCCAGTTTGCTGCTCCAGTCCAAAGATAACAATGGCGCGGTCTTCGATACCTTGATGGTGAGTTCGTTTGGCTGGGGCGGTGACCCGAATCGTCATTTGCGGGTCAATGCCGAAAAGACCAAAATTTATCGTTTCGACGCCAACTATCGCCGCTTCGATTATTTCAACAATCTTTTAAATCTGGCGCTCAATCAGCACACGGCAAATACGGAATACCGGCAGGGCGATTTTGAACTGACGTTGCTGCCGCAGAATGAGAAATTCAGAATCAGTCTGGGTTACTCGCTTGACCGCAATAGCGGCGCGTCGGTTACCACCTATGATTATCAACGCGACGAATTCCCGGTCTTTGCGCCCGTAAAATTTGAATCGAATGAATACCGTGTGGGCATTGATGGCAAGCTGTCGATTTTCGACATCTCGTTTCTTCAAGGGTGGCGATTTTTCAAAGAAGACACTACCTATTTCGTCACGTCGCCTTCACCCGGTAACAATCCGACGAATACCTCGGTAATCAATACCTTTCACAGAGACCTGCCGACGCGCACCCGCACGCCGTTTACCCGGCTCAGCCTGCATACTCTGGTAGCCAGAAAACTCGATTTCACCGGACGTTTTATCTACACCAGCGCGAAAACCAACTATGCGCTATTTGAAACCGTCACCGGCAGAGATTTTTCCGGCAACAATATTATTCTCGACAGCCTCACGGTCAGCGGAACCGCCAAGCGACCCAATACCCTGGGCGACATCGGCGTCACCTTTTTAGCTTCTGACCGCTTGAGAATATCCAATACCTTTCGCCTCAACCGCTTTCATATTGATGGCGGTCAAACGCTCGACGAAGCGCTGTTTCGCACGCGACCGGGACCATTTGGCGATACCCTATTGCCGCCGGTACTGTTGGCAGATAATTTATCGTTTCGCACCACCAAGTATCGCCAGGCGAGCAACACCATCGAAGCCGATTATGATTTCACCTCGCGATTTTCGGCGCATCTCGGCTATCGCTATACCGACCGGCGCATCGAACTTTTCAATTTCGACCCGACCACCGCGCAACCCGCGCCCGGAGAATTTGAAGAGGAGACTTTTGATAACCGGACGAATTCTTACATCTTGGGATTCAAAGCGCGACCGGCGCGCATCTGGTCGCTCTATTTCGATTTGGAAAAAGGTGAAGCCGATAACGTCTTCACCCGTGTAGACAATTATGATTTCACCAATCTGCGGTTGCGTAGCATTCTGAGACCATCAAAAAATCTCTCGGTCAATCTCTCTTTAATGACCAGAGACAACACCAACCCTTCACTCGTTGAAGACTCACTGACCCGTAGTTTCGGCGCAGATATTAATACGCGCACTTACGCCTCGTCTGTGGATTGGATTCCCAACAGAAAATTTTCGCTGAGTTCGGGCTATACCTATAGTCGTGTAACCAGCGAAGCGGCGATTATTTTCTTTGCCAACAACCTGCGAACCGAAGGGTTCAGCCGCTACTTTTTAAGAGACCATTTCGTCTTTGTGAATACTCATATTGAGTTGCATCCGCGCGCCCAATTATCTGCCGGTTACCGCATCCATAAAGACACCGGGCAAGGCGACCGCGTTTCGACACCCAATATCATCATCAGTTCATACCCGTTGCGTTTCCAATCGCCCGAAGTGCGAGTGGCTGTCAAACTACATAATTCGGTGGATTGGATTGCGGGTTAT belongs to Acidobacteriota bacterium and includes:
- a CDS encoding GMC family oxidoreductase, whose translation is MSLIQIKRQRKSDVNLKQVYDAIVVGSGAAGGMAAHVLTSKGMKVLLLEAGKKLDLDKELKSTEWPYEHRRRGEMPPDAHALIPNEYTIRQPPYAKGLPHKHVYSYVQSWGGSDYSKNIVVDERDHPYTGTNYAWVRARVLGGKTTIWGRLALRLSDLDFKAKTHDGYGEDWPISYADLAPYYDKVDLYLGISGQKENLPHLPDSIFQRPTKLNFAEVKLRQGLKKMNRVLTPYRAGVTTDGLKHNKYRNRCYGRGACNRRAGGCDIHAAFDSPTGLIYPAMDTGNLTLRTNAIAYEVTVDKNTGKATGVAFVDAETKKTYEAKAKVVVLAASTLESTRLMLLSKSALHPNGIGNSSAHVGHNFCEHIMGPGVAGLVKDLVGKPHTLDDGRPGGFYVARFRNLTDRHADFIRGYGFEGGSGTTMFPGNAMGTTGFGANYKKQVRDYAGAFISMGAFGEVLPRYENYVDIDPEMKDAWGIPVLRFHYKFGDNEKKMAKDMADTAREMFEAAGIEVVGVEREILTEGWSIHELGTARMGMDKKTAVLNQFQQSHDVKNLFVVDGSSHVSASCQNPTWTIMALAWRSCDYLADQFKKGNL
- a CDS encoding sugar phosphate isomerase/epimerase, coding for MAQMRRTIFLTLFIVSFTLPYRAMAQGTLHFNHKSTNGSFAVQLWSFRDDFSKDVAGTLRRVRELGFREVELAGTYGMTAGQFRKELDKAGLKAISMHIEYATARDKIDEVIKDARILGVRDVGVPWIRSPFTKSDCLAAIAVFNRAGRKLAAAGLRFFYHLHGYEFVNDENGKGTLFDLLMAKTDRRYVYLQLDTYHVAYPGQDPVELLKKYPRRFISIHLKDLRKDTVGDDSGDYQEAAEVPIGQGKINWLELLKTARRQGIRRYILEHETSTVWLEIKESLNYLKTVYF
- a CDS encoding DmsE family decaheme c-type cytochrome; amino-acid sequence: MNSLRWLKALVVGSFLVGALLLATSSTLSKVTESDNQPASQSTATHANPGDFIGSEACKACHEDYFNSFAKTAHAKLAHAGWKAEKQGCEACHGPGKAHVEAGGDKTKIRTFEGETPKQISEACLQCHAGREEHNNFRRGEHWRNDVGCTNCHSPHLSDAPATQEAGPETKQRNVPSSLQALGPFPAHSTDLPPRKMLLKSEAQLCLSCHNETKSQFTQPFHHKVLEGAMRCSDCHNPHGGFERKQARLAVGADAACIKCHADKQGPFVFEHAPLKIEGCAICHSPHGASNPRLLKRTEVRQLCLECHSNAHEIGAPNTPSFHNQATVRFQNCTTCHVKVHGSNNHPFFFR